One part of the Perognathus longimembris pacificus isolate PPM17 chromosome 10, ASM2315922v1, whole genome shotgun sequence genome encodes these proteins:
- the LOC125358320 gene encoding pyrethroid hydrolase Ces2e-like → MPLHRLPAWLTTLLCGILLLPVRIQGQDPASPIRTTHTGQVRGSLVHVKDTNVGVHIFLGIPFAKPPVGPLRFTPPEPSEPWSGVRDGTSYPAMCLQNVYTMKVLKMLNITMPPISMTEDCLYLNIYSPASVQESSKLPVMVWIHGGGLVTGMASLYDGSVLAATENVVVVTIQYRLGVPGFFSTGDQHATGNWGYLDQVAALRWVQQNIAHFGGNPDRVTIFGESAGGTSVSSHVVSPMSQGLFHGAIMESGVAVLPGLISSSSEAVSSVVANLSACEQVDSEALVHCLRAKSEEEMLAITETINILPAVVDGAFLPRHPKELLASADFHPVPSIIGVNNDEYGYIIPMISGLADTIKGINRKTLPAVMQKTVGIMNLPSESADLLMEEYMGDTEDPQTLQSQFQEMMTDYIFVMPALQVAHFQRSHAPVYLYEFQHAHGFMKDFRPPHVKADHGDEIAFVLGSTFFGSNPHFSEEEELLSRRMMKYWANFARNGNPNSKDLLHWPILDQNEQYLQLDIHPAVGQAMKASRLKFWTETLPQKIQELNMAKEKHLEL, encoded by the exons ATGCCACTTCACCGGCTTCCTGCTTGGCTGACCACACTGCTCTGTGGGATCCTGCTTCTCCCTGTCCGGATTCAGG GCCAGGACCCAGCCAGCCCCATCAGGACCACACACACCGGGCAGGTGCGGGGCAGCCTCGTCCATGTGAAGGACACCAATGTGGGAGTCCACATCTTCCTGGGAATTCCCTTTGCCAAGCCACCTGTAGGACCACTGCGGTTCACCCCTCCAGAGCCCTCTGAACCTTGGAGTGGTGTGAGGGATGGCACCTCCTACCCAGCCAT GTGTCTGCAAAATGTTTATACAATGAAGGTACTGAAAATGTTGAACATAACTATGCCTCCCATCTCCATGACTGAGGACTGCCTTTATCTCAACATCTATTCACCTGCCAGTGTCCAGGAGAGCTCTAAGCTACCT GTGATGGTGTGGATCCATGGTGGTGGACTGGTTACAGGTATGGCTTCCTTGTATGATGGGTCCGTGCTGGCAGCCACTGAGAATGTGGTGGTGGTCACTATCCAGTACCGCCTGGGAGTCCCGGGCTTCTTCAG CACTGGAGACCAGCATGCCACTGGCAACTGGGGCTACCTGGACCAGGTGGCCGCCCTACGCTGGGTGCAACAGAACATCGCCCACTTTGGAGGCAACCCTGACCGTGTCACCATTTTTGGCGAGTCTGCAGGTGGCACAAGTGTGTCCTCACATGTCGTGTCCCCCATGTCCCAAGGACTGTTCCATGGTGCCATCATGGAGAGTGGGGTGGCCGTGCTGCCAGGCCTCATCTCCAGCTCCTCTGAAGCAGTCTCCTCA GTGGTGGCCAACCTGTCTGCCTGTGAGCAGGTGGACTCAGAGGCTCTGGTGCACTGCCTGCGGGCCAAGAGTGAAGAGGAAATGCTGGCTATTACTGAG ACAATCAATATACTCCCTGCTGTGGTGGATGGGGCCTTCCTACCCAGGCACCCCAAGGAGCTGCTGGCTTCTGCTGACTTCCACCCTGTCCCTAGCATCATTGGTGTCAACAACGATGAGTATGGCTATATCATCCCCATG ATCTCAGGACTTGCTGACACCATAAAGGGAATAAATAGAAAGACCTTGCCAGCTGTTATGCAGAAAACGGTAGGAATAATG AACTTGCCTTCTGAGTCTGCTGACCTGCTGATGGAAGAGTACATGGGGGATACTGAGGACCCCCAGACCCTCCAATCCCAGTTCCAAGAGATGATGACAGACTACATATTTGTAATGCCTGCACTGCAAGTGGCACATTTTCAGC GTTCCCATGCCCCTGTGTACCTCTATGAGTTCCAACATGCTCACGGCTTCATGAAGGACTTCAGGCCCCCGCATGTCAAGGCTGACCACGGTGATGAGATTGCCTTTGTCCTCGGGTCCACCTTTTTCGGCAGCAACC CTCACTTTTCTGAGGAGGAGGAGCTACTGAGCAGGAGGATGATGAAGTACTGGGCCAACTTTGCTCGGAATGG GAACCCCAACAGCAAGGACCTGCTCCACTGGCCCATATTGGATCAAAATGAGCAATACCTCCAGCTGGACATCCATCCTGCAGTGGGCCAGGCCATGAAGGCCTCCAGGCTGAAGTTCTGGACAGAAACCTTGCCTCAGAAGATCCAGGAGCTGAATATGGCTAAGGAGAAGCACCTGGAGCTATAG